A genomic stretch from Solanum stenotomum isolate F172 chromosome 8, ASM1918654v1, whole genome shotgun sequence includes:
- the LOC125875217 gene encoding type IV inositol polyphosphate 5-phosphatase 9-like isoform X2: MLADSDSTSAPLAEIQNFTLFVSSWNVGGIAPPNDLNMEDLLDTRNNLADIYVLGFQEIVPLNAGSVIVPENTTICMQWNSLISTALNKIDVNNITLQEAEEEESVRVYPLKKGSSLKFNVENSTQFECIISKQMVGIFITVWARSPLLPYISHTSVSCVGCGIFGYLGNKGSVSVRFWLHETSFCFVCSHLASGGKEGDERQRNADASQILSRTRFSCDSFQYLPRKILQHEVIWLGDLNYRIYLPEATTRSLVNDGQWSILLQNDQLKAELREGCIFNGWQEEDIEFAPTYKYYPDSDDYYGCSQNGKRGKSRAPAWCDRIIWFGKGLKQSQYNRGEFRLSDHRPVRAIFKAEVKVPSPLY, from the exons ATGCTAGCTGATTCTGACTCAACATCAGCACCCTTAGCTGAGATACAAAATTTTAC GTTATTTGTTAGTTCATGGAATGTTGGAGGCATTGCACCACCAAACGACTTGAACATGGAGGACTTGCTTGATACTCGAAACAACTTGGCTGATATTTATGTTCTCGG GTTTCAAGAAATTGTACCTCTGAATGCTGGAAGTGTTATAGTGCCAGAGAATACAACTATATGCATGCAATGGAATTCTCTTATTAGCACAGCTCTTAACAAGATAGATGTCAACAACATAACCCTTCAGGAGGCAGAGGAAGAAGAAAGTGTAAGAGTTTACCCACTAAAGAAAGGGAGTTCCTTGAAGTTCAATGTAGAAAATTCAACACAATTTGAATGCATAATTAGCAAGCAAATGGTGGGAATATTTATTACAGTATGGGCACGGTCTCCACTCCTTCCCTATATCAGTCATACAAGTGTCTCCTGTGTAGGCTGTGGTATTTTTGGCTACCTTGGAAACAAG GGTTCAGTGTCGGTTAGATTTTGGTTGCATGAAACAAGCTTCTGCTTTGTGTGTAGTCATTTGGCTTCCGGAGGAAAAGAAGGAGATGAGAGACAGAGAAATGCAGATGCCTCTCAAATACTATCACGCACAAGATTTTCTTGTGACTCATTTCAGTATTTGCCAAGAAAAATTCTACAGCACGA GGTGATTTGGCTAGGCGACCTGAATTATAGGATTTACTTACCTGAAGCCACAACAAGATCATTAGTCAATGACGGGCAGTGGAGCATCTTACTACAAAATGATCAG CTGAAGGCCGAGCTAAGAGAAGGTTGTATTTTCAACGGCTGGCAAGAGGAAGATATCGAGTTTGCACCAACATACAAATATTATCCAGATTCTGATGATTATTATGGCTGCAGTCAGAATGGGAAAAGAGGAAAGAGTCGAGCCCCAGCATG GTGTGATCGGATAATATGGTTTGGCAAGGGACTGAAGCAAAGCCAGTATAATAGAGGTGAGTTCAGATTGTCAGACCACAGACCAGTACGGGCAATTTTCAAGGCAGAAGTCAAGGTTCCATCACCATTATATTAG
- the LOC125872841 gene encoding putative 3,4-dihydroxy-2-butanone kinase produces the protein MDFQSKKLINDPNDVVTEFIEGLIENYPGLQYLDGFPEVKVVLRADVSGAKYDKVAIISGGGSGHEPAHAGFVGEGMLTAAICGDVFASPNVDSILAGIRAVTGPMGCLLLVKNYTGDRLNFGLAAEQAKSEGYKVEMVIVGDDCALPPPRGIAGRRGLAGTLLVHKVAGAAAACGLPLADVAAEAKRASEMVGTMGVALSVCTLPGQVTSDRLGPGKMELGLGIHGEPGAAVADLQPVDVVVSHVLKEILSPETNYVPITRGSRVVLLINGLGATPLMELMIIAGKAVPELQLEHGLAVDRVYTGSFMTSLDMAGFSISVMKADQAILDRLDAPTKAPNWPVGAEGNRPPAKIPVPLPPSHSIKSDKTLSRPEKLSPQGHILEAAIEAAATEVVNLRDNLNEWDNKVGDGDCGSTMFRGAVAILEDMKKYYPLNDPAETINEIGASIGRVMGGTSGILYSIFCKAAYAKLKENAESVVTALHWADSLEAAIAAVSKYGGASAGYRTLLDALIPALSALKERLNAGDDPVDAFIISAEAASAGAESTKHMQAQAGRSNYVPGDILASVPDPGAMAAAAWYRAAALAVKEKYNTA, from the exons ATGGATTTTCAGAGCAAAAAACTCATCAACGACCCCAATG ATGTTGTGACAGAGTTCATTGAGGGACTTATTGAGAATTACCCAGGGTTGCAATATCTGGATGGTTTCCCAGAG GTTAAGGTTGTCTTGCGTGCTGATGTTTCTGGTGCAAAATATGACAAAGTTGCCATCATATCAG GTGGTGGAAGTGGCCATGAACCTGCTCATGCTGGATTTGTTGGAGAAGGGATGCTGACTGCAGCTATCTGTGGGGACGTGTTTGCCTCTCCAAATGTTGACTCAATTCTTGCT GGCATACGAGCTGTCACAGGTCCCATGGGATGCCTTCTTCTTGTCAAG AACTATACTGGTGATCGACTGAATTTTGGTTTGGCTGCCGAACAAGCAAAAtctgaaggttataaagtcgaG ATGGTAATCGTCGGTGATGACTGTGCTTTACCACCTCCAAGAGGCATTGCTGGCCGAAGAGGGTTGGCAGGGACACTTCTTGTTCACAAG GTTGCCGGAGCTGCAGCAGCTTGTGGTCTTCCCCTTGCTGATGTTGCAGCTGAAGCCAAACGTGCATCAGAAATGGTTGGGACAATGGGCGTTGCATTATCTGTTTGTACATTGCCAGGACAGGTGACTTCAGACCGTTTAGGCCCAGGAAAGATGGAGCTTGGTCTTGGAATA CATGGGGAACCAGGAGCTGCTGTAGCTGACCTTCAACCAGTAGATGTGGTGGTTTCTCACGTTCTGAAGGAGATTTTGTCACCG GAGACCAACTACGTTCCAATCACGCGTGGGAGTAGAGTCGTGCTCCTGATTAATGG ATTAGGAGCAACACCATTGATGGAATTGATGATTATAGCTGGCAAGGCTGTCCCAGAATTGCAGCTTGAACATGGTCTAGCTGTTGATAGAGTCTATACAGGGTCATTTATGACGTCACTTGATATGGCAG GCTTTTCAATTTCGGTAATGAAGGCTGATCAAGCAATTTTAGATCGTTTAGATGCTCCAACTAAAGCTCCAAATTGGCCTGTTGGTGCTGAAG GCAACCGGCCTCCTGCAAAGATTCCTGTTCCACTTCCTCCATCACATTCTATCAAGAGTGACAAG ACATTGAGTCGGCCTGAAAAACTGAGCCCTCAGGGTCATATCCTTGAGGCAGCTATTGAAGCAGCAGCTACTGAGGTTGTAAATCTCAGGGATAATTTGAATGAGTGGGACAATAAAGTTGGTGATGGCGATTGTGGTTCAACT ATGTTCAGAGGTGCAGTGGCTATACTTGAAGACATGAAGAAGTA cTATCCGTTGAATGACCCTGCAGAAACAATCAATGAAATTGGAGCTTCTATTGGAAGAGTAATGGGGGGAACTAGCGGTATCTT ATACAGTATATTCTGTAAGGCAGCTTAtgcaaaattgaaagaaaacgCTGAGTCGGTTGTCACAGCTCTTCACT GGGCTGATTCACTTGAAGCTGCTATCGCTGCTGTTAGTAAATATGGAGGAGCTAGTGCTGGTTATCGTACACTTTTAGATGCTCTTATACCAGCATTGTCAGCTCTTAAAGAG AGGTTGAATGCTGGGGACGACCCTGTGGATGCTTTCATTATTTCTGCTGAGGCAGCATCTGCTGGAGCCGAGTCAACCAAGCACATGCAGGCGCAG GCTGGCCGCTCAAACTATGTACCCGGAGATATTCTTGCATCAGTTCCTGACCCAGGTGCCATGGCTGCAGCTGCGTGGTACAGAGCAGCTGCCTTAGCTGTGAAGGAGAAGTATAATACAGCATAA
- the LOC125874745 gene encoding protein BASIC PENTACYSTEINE2-like has product MDGNGGMNIRNWSYFEPAPTVPKGHLGLQLMSSMNEKPPHFRNIHDNHHQQQQTHQPDHPTVMASTNGGAFHHHRVCGISESPMPMEYMRDSWVNQKDYREKYLNVLSANHPYLPGYGFLPETSSAQSMQMHQQPNLVKVETAPLVEEVCQERDNVGGLAKKRGAGQSQVLKSPKPKKAKKATRAPKDESTPSLPRARAPRKSAEVIINGINMDISVIPIPICSCTGAAQQCYRWGCGGWQSACCTTNLSSYPLPMNVKRRGSRIAGRKMSLGAFKKVLEKLASEGYNFSNPIDLKPHWARHGTNKFVIIR; this is encoded by the coding sequence ATGGATGGAAATGGCGGTATGAATATACGGAATTGGAGCTATTTTGAGCCAGCACCAACTGTTCCGAAGGGCCATTTGGGCCTGCAACTCATGTCCTCGATGAATGAAAAGCCCCCCCATTTTCGCAACATTCACGATAATcaccaccaacaacaacaaacccaccAACCTGACCATCCTACAGTTATGGCGTCGACTAATGGTGGTGCATTTCATCATCATCGAGTTTGTGGGATCTCGGAGTCTCCCATGCCCATGGAGTACATGAGGGATTCGTGGGTTAATCAAAAAGACTATAGAGAGAAGTATCTCAATGTGCTATCTGCAAACCACCCTTATCTTCCAGGTTATGGGTTTTTGCCTGAGACATCTTCCGCTCAGTCTATGCAGATGCACCAGCAGCCGAACTTGGTGAAAGTTGAAACTGCTCCTCTGGTGGAAGAGGTTTGCCAAGAAAGGGATAATGTAGGTGGGCTTGCTAAGAAGAGGGGAGCTGGTCAATCCCAAGTGCTGAAGTCCCCTAAACCTAAGAAGGCAAAGAAAGCTACTAGGGCTCCTAAAGACGAGTCTACCCCATCTCTTCCACGGGCAAGAGCTCCCAGGAAAAGTGCAGAAGTCATCATTAATGGTATTAATATGGATATTTCGGTAATTCCCATACCAATCTGCTCATGCACTGGGGCTGCTCAGCAGTGTTATAGGTGGGGCTGTGGTGGGTGGCAATCAGCTTGCTGTACCACTAATTTGTCTTCATATCCCTTGCCTATGAATGTAAAACGGCGTGGTTCAAGGATAGCAGGTCGGAAGATGAGTCTGGGAGCGTTTAAAAAGGTACTAGAGAAACTGGCTTCAGAAGGATATAACTTTTCTAATCCAATTGATCTGAAGCCACACTGGGCAAGGCATGGTACAAACAAGTTTGTCATTATCAGATAG
- the LOC125875217 gene encoding type IV inositol polyphosphate 5-phosphatase 9-like isoform X1 yields the protein MLADSDSTSAPLAEIQNFTLFVSSWNVGGIAPPNDLNMEDLLDTRNNLADIYVLGFQEIVPLNAGSVIVPENTTICMQWNSLISTALNKIDVNNITLQEAEEEESVRVYPLKKGSSLKFNVENSTQFECIISKQMVGIFITVWARSPLLPYISHTSVSCVGCGIFGYLGNKGSVSVRFWLHETSFCFVCSHLASGGKEGDERQRNADASQILSRTRFSCDSFQYLPRKILQHDRVIWLGDLNYRIYLPEATTRSLVNDGQWSILLQNDQLKAELREGCIFNGWQEEDIEFAPTYKYYPDSDDYYGCSQNGKRGKSRAPAWCDRIIWFGKGLKQSQYNRGEFRLSDHRPVRAIFKAEVKVPSPLY from the exons ATGCTAGCTGATTCTGACTCAACATCAGCACCCTTAGCTGAGATACAAAATTTTAC GTTATTTGTTAGTTCATGGAATGTTGGAGGCATTGCACCACCAAACGACTTGAACATGGAGGACTTGCTTGATACTCGAAACAACTTGGCTGATATTTATGTTCTCGG GTTTCAAGAAATTGTACCTCTGAATGCTGGAAGTGTTATAGTGCCAGAGAATACAACTATATGCATGCAATGGAATTCTCTTATTAGCACAGCTCTTAACAAGATAGATGTCAACAACATAACCCTTCAGGAGGCAGAGGAAGAAGAAAGTGTAAGAGTTTACCCACTAAAGAAAGGGAGTTCCTTGAAGTTCAATGTAGAAAATTCAACACAATTTGAATGCATAATTAGCAAGCAAATGGTGGGAATATTTATTACAGTATGGGCACGGTCTCCACTCCTTCCCTATATCAGTCATACAAGTGTCTCCTGTGTAGGCTGTGGTATTTTTGGCTACCTTGGAAACAAG GGTTCAGTGTCGGTTAGATTTTGGTTGCATGAAACAAGCTTCTGCTTTGTGTGTAGTCATTTGGCTTCCGGAGGAAAAGAAGGAGATGAGAGACAGAGAAATGCAGATGCCTCTCAAATACTATCACGCACAAGATTTTCTTGTGACTCATTTCAGTATTTGCCAAGAAAAATTCTACAGCACGA TAGGGTGATTTGGCTAGGCGACCTGAATTATAGGATTTACTTACCTGAAGCCACAACAAGATCATTAGTCAATGACGGGCAGTGGAGCATCTTACTACAAAATGATCAG CTGAAGGCCGAGCTAAGAGAAGGTTGTATTTTCAACGGCTGGCAAGAGGAAGATATCGAGTTTGCACCAACATACAAATATTATCCAGATTCTGATGATTATTATGGCTGCAGTCAGAATGGGAAAAGAGGAAAGAGTCGAGCCCCAGCATG GTGTGATCGGATAATATGGTTTGGCAAGGGACTGAAGCAAAGCCAGTATAATAGAGGTGAGTTCAGATTGTCAGACCACAGACCAGTACGGGCAATTTTCAAGGCAGAAGTCAAGGTTCCATCACCATTATATTAG